The genomic stretch AACTACACGTCGAAGGCGACCTTCACCTGCTTGCTCTTCAGCGCCGCCTGCGCCGCCGCCAGACGCGCCACCGGCACGCGGAACGGCGAGCAGGAGACGTAGTTCAGACCGACCTGGTGGCAGAACTCGATGGAGGCGGGGTCGCCGCCGTGCTCGCCGCAGATGCCCACATGCAGGTCGGGGCGGGTCGCCCGGCCGCGCTCCACGCCCAGCTTGACCAGGTAGCCGACGCCGTCGCGGTCCAGGGTCTGGAAGGGGTTCTCGGGCAGGATCTTCTCCTCGACGTACTTGAGCAGGAACTTGCCCTCGGCGTCATCGCGGGAATAGCCGAAGGTGGTCTGGGTCAGGTCGTTGGTGCCGAAGGAGAAGAACTCCGCGACCTC from Anaerolineae bacterium encodes the following:
- a CDS encoding pyruvate, phosphate dikinase (catalyzes the formation of phosphoenolpyruvate from pyruvate); translated protein: IIQMQVRAILEAACNVEAEGVKVLPEIMIPLTGHVNELKRTRELLEPVAEAVMAEKGRRIHYKFGTMIEIPRAAITADQIAEVAEFFSFGTNDLTQTTFGYSRDDAEGKFLLKYVEEKILPENPFQTLDRDGVGYLVKLGVERGRATRPDLHVGICGEHGGDPASIEFCHQVGLNYVSCSPFRVPVARLAAAQAALKSKQVKVAFDV